One Pirellulales bacterium genomic region harbors:
- a CDS encoding nitrilase-related carbon-nitrogen hydrolase, whose translation MSQFVTAGLIQATLSHPATAPLAQIKQGMIDKHVALVEQIAAQGAQIACLQELFYGPYFPAEQNARWFELAERVPDGPTTRLFSDLARRLKIVLILPVMEEDLTGLYYNTAAVIDATGEYLGKFRKLHLPHCEPGFWEKFYFRPGNLGLPVFSTRAGRIGVYLCYDRHFPEGWRALGLGGAEIVFNPSATVAGLSEYLWKLEQPAAAANNLYYVGAINRPGWEEPWRIGEFYGSSYFADPRGQILVTGARDADALITAELNMDAIREARQTWQFYRDRRPECYTGLTLS comes from the coding sequence ATGTCCCAATTCGTAACCGCTGGTTTAATCCAAGCCACTTTGAGTCATCCGGCCACCGCTCCCCTGGCCCAAATCAAACAAGGGATGATCGACAAGCATGTGGCGCTGGTGGAGCAAATCGCCGCGCAAGGAGCGCAAATTGCCTGCCTGCAGGAACTTTTTTACGGTCCTTATTTTCCCGCGGAGCAAAACGCCCGCTGGTTTGAACTAGCCGAGCGCGTTCCCGATGGACCCACAACGCGGTTATTTTCCGATTTGGCCCGTCGGTTAAAAATTGTGCTAATCCTGCCTGTCATGGAAGAAGACCTTACCGGTCTGTATTACAACACCGCGGCGGTGATTGACGCCACGGGAGAATACCTGGGCAAATTTCGTAAGTTGCATCTTCCGCATTGCGAACCAGGTTTTTGGGAAAAATTTTACTTTCGACCGGGTAATCTGGGCTTGCCGGTATTTAGCACGCGCGCCGGGCGAATTGGCGTCTATTTGTGTTATGATCGCCATTTTCCCGAAGGTTGGCGGGCTTTAGGCCTGGGAGGGGCGGAAATCGTTTTTAATCCCTCCGCCACGGTCGCTGGCTTGTCGGAATATCTGTGGAAACTGGAACAACCCGCGGCGGCGGCGAATAACCTGTATTATGTCGGGGCGATTAATCGACCCGGGTGGGAAGAACCGTGGCGGATCGGCGAGTTTTATGGTTCGAGTTATTTTGCCGATCCCCGGGGACAAATTTTAGTCACCGGCGCGCGCGACGCCGACGCCTTGATCACCGCCGAACTAAACATGGACGCCATTCGCGAAGCGCGCCAGACTTGGCAGTTTTATCGTGATCGCCGACCGGAATGCTATACGGGACTGACTCTATCATAA